AGACCATAAAAACCACCGGTAGCATCACATACCATTTATAAATTTGGAAACTTTTGATGAATACATACAAGATTGGAGCCATTGCCTCCATTTAACTCTAAAATCCATACTATTTCAAAACTGAATGTATATGCTCTCATCAAACTGAATCAAATTCACTTtcaaaatcaattttaaaaaggAAAGCACTTTAGTTTGATTCACCAATTCACAAGTTCATTAGCAATTAGAAAATTATCAAGAATTTGCCTTCTGCTAAGAATGAGTTCCTAGGGATCTCATTGAGATGTTGTAAGTATAGAATTGGATTGTTATCATAAGAATGTCCTCTACGAAgggcatttaatttaattgaagaAAATTGTTATAACGAGTTCCTCCATGTGAAGATCTTGTAAATTGTCCTCTTtacaaaagaagaagagaaaataccCGAGAGGCTTACACCCAAGCCACATTTATTGTGCAATACTCTACAAGTACATTCTTAATGgcaaaaaacttttaaaaaaagGTTGCATTTGTTATAGGCTTGTACTTCTTCTTTACCATCTCTTTGTTGTAGTGCTGCAAATTGAccttatttttttattgaaaaagaaaaatcaaataggaTATGGATAATCTCTTACAGTAACAGTAATATGAGACTCATTGTCTATTGTTATATTATAAACAGAGTTTACTTTTTATGAGAGAGAAAATATTTTATGGGcattgaaattattttaaaatattattttaacatgaatttaaattaGAATTTCTTGACTTGAGCTTGTATTACTCATGGGCTTTCTCCTttcataataataaatattacctCATGTTGAAAAACTCAAATTAAGTGCCTCcgcatataatttatatatatatatatatattatatatatatatatatatatatatatatatatatatatatatatatatatatagaaggtcTATTATAgactatttttaattttattatatttttttatattgtaaCACACCATTTTTCACTTCTTTAATTAGATTGactaaaactaaaataaaataatattctcTATTAAAATTATGCAAGAGagcatattaaaatattaaataaataatatgttgATTACATTCTATTCATTGGCTGAGATTTTGGATTATGCATTTTAATTAGGGTAAACTGTAATTTCATCTCGAGGcttgaataaatttataatttaatctctataattttaaaattaagtaatttagtTTCTAACATTTTAATAAATTCACAAGTTAGTCCTGACTATTAGAATTTTAATTAAGTTATTGTTAATTCTggtaaaaatactaaaatattcttaaatctatttttaatttaaaaataatttaatctataaaattttattttattaataatttagtctctcattttgttttattaataatttaatctttatatttttaaaattttgttccattaaattaaaaattttaaatttaaattataaatattaaaaatatggaTTAATTACTTTAGGGAACTTAAAAATTTTTGGTTAATTACAAATCATCCacatattttataaattgattcttaaatattataattatttacaaataagcccttataattttataaaattttatttgttattattattttaatatatatatatttatttcagtttataatatttttataaattatattatattgttatatatataaaaaaaaaatatatgaatctAGAAccaaatttttaatgaaataaaaaatcaggactaaattatttttggattgaAAATAAAGTTAAAGTCAGGTTGGTGATTTTTGCtcaatttaatgaaaaattaatagtaCGGCAGAAACTAATTTATAAGTTTATTAAAACAACAATAACTAAATTATttagttttaaaattataaagattAAGTTGTTGGCTtaactaaattttaagaattacgagtattttaatcattttcattaaaattaatgATAAGTTAACTGAACTTCTAACAGTAGTAACTACCACGTAAGTTTATATATATGAACTAAAAGTAATATATCTATATATAAACGATTTACCATGTCATGTTCATAGGTGCAGCCCTCATATAGAAGATGTTATATTGGGAGAGAGATGATGAGCGAAAAacaaaaagagataaatgaaataCCGTCTCTCTATCTCTATCTCTATCTAAGAGTAAACTAGATCTCCGGGTTCCCAGAAAAAAGTCGACAATGCAAAAAGCTGTAATAAGAAAAATCAGGAACCCTACCTCATTAAACACTGTTAGAGCACTGGTGATGATAAGAACTGCCAATGGGGCATCTTTGCAGCATTAAGGCTCTTCACTTTCGTACTTTCACTGCATCCATCTATGACTTACACATCGGGTCATCATTTCCTGGCCTTGTTTATTTGTCTCTATAGACAAGGCTGCAGGCATGAGTTGCCGCTGCAGAGCCCCACTTCAGCAACCCTTTACCACCCTAGTACTCTGCCTGCTCTGATTTCAGTTAAATCTACATTCTATAATATCACATCCATGCTTACATGGATCTGCTCATCAATGCTAGCTTATCTATTCATGGATGCGTCCCATTTAGAAATCTCACTAGATGCGTGTATAAAAGAACCCATTAGCTGCTATTGTTTtgtgaacaaaaattaatagatcTTCATCAGTCTAATGATTATGTGttttttttatgtatataaaTGGCTGGGTACAATTTTGGCGTATCTCTCTCCCTCGTTCAGTCGACAGACACAAGTTGATGGCTGGGCACCtccaatttttattttcaaaaaaatgaaatatattaTAATCGTAGAATTAGAAGGCATATAAGTAGGTCCCTGGCCCTCAaactttcttttttaaaaaaaattaaatatattataattgtaGCACATTggttctataataataataataataataataataataaatttatgaaattgagatattattatgttaaatatattttaaaagtaaACAAAATAGagataataaaaatatcaaaaataaagatatagaaagaaaagaaacaaaacaTTAAAAGAGGAACTACTTACCTAAAACCTATCTAATGAATAACTGATATATCATTAAAATAATGGTAAACTTTAACACAAAATATGATGAGTTATATTAAAAaaacataattttttaatttctgaTTAGTTGAATGTATAAAATAGTTTATACattttgatgcaattaaaaattttttggAAAAAGaatgaaagaagaaagaaaaagtaaaattatacttgttttaaaatttgtatagatttttttacttatttattttccCCCTTGATTTTAACAGGGTTAAATAATCAATTATTTGTTGATTAAGGTAAATATTTTTTCTTTATCTCTCTTTATTTGATTTGCTTCTTGACTACGTGATTTTATTCTCATAATTTCCAACTTTAGTTTATAAATTGGGGTTTGTAATTTTTCACATCTAAAAAGAATTCAATCATTTTAGAtggaatttaaatatatattttataattttagatgTTGATAATTTCATAATGGTGCAGTTGTTAATATTCTAATatcaaattgaaattttaatctatatatttttttaaattttttgtcgTCAACATGTTCGGTAAAATGTTTCAATGAATTTATGCTTTTATATGCTTCGCTAGTTTCATGAGAGAGGAGAGCAACAAGAAAAGGCACAAGGAGAAAGAGGGGTTTGGGGTTCGTGGAGATTAGAGGGGCTGAGAAAGTGAGGTAAGGATAGTGCGGCTGAAGAAAGGGAGGACTGAGTGTATTAATAGGGAGgatattttaatctttttcacttGCTATTAACagttaaatacaaaaaaaataagacaaaaaaaatttaaaaatctctTAATGTAAATATCAAAATAGATAACCAATGAATTTTAGGGATTAGTCTCCAATACTGCGAAGTATGGAGCTTAATCTCTTCAAAATTTGTGGGCTTTCTCTAAAAGTCAAATTTGAGTTTCTCTGTGGATCTCACCAATGCATCCAAGTTACTATCCAATTGTTTGTTTCACTACGTAGTTGCTAATCTCTCTCTATTCTTTCTGCCAGATCTGTTTCAGATCATCTACTTTCCTCTCTCTATCTCTTACTTCATGTATGTATTATGTAATGTACCAAACtagcttctttaatttaattttatattttagtgAGATCAGATAGGCCAGCTTTCTTTATCCTGTGGCCTTATTTATTCCGCCAGATCTAAACTCTAAACCCAGCTGCTTATATACTTGTATTTTTCCATTCCATCAACTCTCTCTTGATGAATATCACAGGACCCCATCAACATCCACTCCCACATCTCTCTACCCCATGCATGAAACCATTCAATTGAGCATCATTGCCTCTGCAAAAAGAAACTGAACTACCCATAACATAACCCCCACCTCCAAGAACacccattctctctctctctctctctctctctctctctcccccttccCATGATGTCCGCGAATAATATTCAGGGAAAGCAAGCCACCAGAGAAGAAAACCAAGGCTCCTGTAACCGGAAAACAACAGCAACAAGGCCACAAGAGCAGGCGTCCAAGTGTCCAAGATGCGACTCGCCCAACACAAAATTCTGCTACTACAACAATTATAGTCTAACACAGCCCAGGCATTTTTGCAAGAATTGTAGAAGGTACTGGACTAAAGGAGGAGCCCTACGCAACGTTCCCATCGGCGGTGGCTGCAGGAAAAATAAGAAGGTGAAGGCATCTTCAAGGTTTTCTTGTGACTCCAAGGACTCCAGCGGGTCCTCAGAGATCGGTAGATTCAAGTTCTTTCATGGTCTCGCTCCAGCCATGGATTTTAATCTTGGTGGGTTATCATTTCCTAGGCTAAACCCATCACCGAGTGGCCTGTATAATCAGTTCTCTTCATTTGGGGATATTTCTGCCACCTCCGCAGCTGCTATTAGTGTTACCAGTCCATGTTTCAGCCTTGATCCGACTGGAAGCTCAGCTGGTTCATTGGTGGGATTCAACTATCCAATTTCTTCTCTTGCAACTGGGTTTAGCGGTGCAATTCAGGATATGGCTGGTGGTTCGATGAATGTTCACACTGGTCTTGCATCGTCAATTGAGTCTTTGAGTTCTATAAACCAAGATTTGCACTGGAAGTTGCAGCAGCAGAGATTGGCTATGCTTTTGGGGGGAGAAGATCAGAAAGACAGCAGTGTTTCTTCAGTTCCAATCCAAAGCCAGACACAGAAGCCTCAACCCATTTTGTTTCAAAATCTTGAAATTTCAAAACCAGAAGTAAGTGGTATTGGCAATTTAAGAAGAGAAGGTGGAAATGGGGGTGATTCAGCAACAGACTGGTTCTTTAGAAATTCTTTCGGGCAAGTGACTCCAACCCCAGACTACGGTAGCGGCAATGGCAGCAACAACGCAGCAGCTGGAAACTGGAATGGGATTCAAGCGTGGGGTGATTTGCATCAATGTAATGGTTTGC
This sequence is a window from Hevea brasiliensis isolate MT/VB/25A 57/8 chromosome 10, ASM3005281v1, whole genome shotgun sequence. Protein-coding genes within it:
- the LOC110657299 gene encoding dof zinc finger protein DOF5.7-like; translated protein: MMSANNIQGKQATREENQGSCNRKTTATRPQEQASKCPRCDSPNTKFCYYNNYSLTQPRHFCKNCRRYWTKGGALRNVPIGGGCRKNKKVKASSRFSCDSKDSSGSSEIGRFKFFHGLAPAMDFNLGGLSFPRLNPSPSGLYNQFSSFGDISATSAAAISVTSPCFSLDPTGSSAGSLVGFNYPISSLATGFSGAIQDMAGGSMNVHTGLASSIESLSSINQDLHWKLQQQRLAMLLGGEDQKDSSVSSVPIQSQTQKPQPILFQNLEISKPEVSGIGNLRREGGNGGDSATDWFFRNSFGQVTPTPDYGSGNGSNNAAAGNWNGIQAWGDLHQCNGLP